In the genome of Pseudomonadota bacterium, the window CTTTTATCTTCTTCCTTTTGGACGATTCCCTTCAACCTTTTTACTGCAAGTCGGTACACTTCTTCTTTGTCTCTTCTTCCTATACCAACAATCTCGACGACTTCAATCTGCTCTCCAATGAGGTGATACACAATCCTGTAGGCTTTCTTTGCCACATATATTTTGTAATAGCCGGTAAGGTCAAGGCCGAATTTATTTCCCAGCGGGTTCCCAAGGAAAGGGTTTTCCTGTAAGGCAATAGCCTTTTTTATAACCTGAGTCCTGATTGATTTATCGAGGCCTTTGAGGTCATTATGGGCATCTTTTGTAAATATGACTTTATAGGCCATAACGTTCCCTTATTTCTTCAAGGGTTACGCTCTGAGAAGAATCATGGTGTTTCATGCGTTGTTGTACCATCTCATATATCTCGAAGTGCTCAAGAACCTCTTCCAGCTCTTTTAAGGTAGAATATTCATCAGGCGATACCATAACGGCTGCAACCTCATTATTTCTCAGAACAAAGAGCGGTTCTTTCGTATCCGAGACGTCACGCAACTTTTGGGTAAGTTCTCTCTGTAGTCGGGTTACGGAAATCATCTTGTTCGTGTTAACCAGCATCATTACACCTCCATATATAATTACTATTATACATGGAATAATATGTATGTCAAGGGGTATCTTCACTTGAGTTTCCTGACTGCCTTGGTAATCGCAGGTTCACTGACTTTAAAATATCGTGAACGTGATGCTTGGGTTGCTCCGCTTGATAACATTTCTTTTAATTCATCGAGATTGATTCTTCCCATTAATGACATCTCCTTTCTGTTCACCTTTTATGTGGAATCTTTTGAACATTTGCCATTATCGTGCCTCCTTACCGTATCGTTACGGTAAGTAAACGATAGTTTTATTGCTTTGGTCTATGGAATCAAAAAGCGGGGTTTTTCAGGCACAAAGTTATATTAATGATTGTGGTAGTTTAGCGGTTATACGAAGCGAAGCGGCTATAAATACGATATATTTCTGTTAAGTTTTCAATGTTGATATTTTTATCTTCGGACACTTTGTTAATGGCCTCGTCTAATGGAAGCATTGGACAATTAAAATTGTAATCCGGGTAAATATATGCTTCATGACGATAGTGAGGAAAAGAAATTGCCCCTGTTGTTAGTAGTTCAACTTGCCAATAAAGGGATAGTTCCCTAAGAAATTGTTCTTTATATTTTTTAGAAATGGTTATGCCTTTTGTCGGGAAAAAATATTCAAACCTCAAATTTGCCTCTGTGGTTTTTACATCGTCTTCCAGTGCTTTTAGCCCATAATATATTTTCTGAAAGGCATCCCAGCCTTTGCAAGAGATACCCAGTTTTTTATAATCTTCTCTCGTCAGATTATTTATAGCCTCTTCAACAGTAAGCCCTTTCAGCCTCGCATCTTCAATGTATCGGTAAACTACCAAGTTATCAAAGTCATAGCCAACACCGGGATTGCCTCGGCTATCGATATATGCTGTAAATAGCTTTTTTAATTTAGCTTTAGATTGTTTTGTGCCTTCGGCCTTCCATTTCTCAATCTGCTTAATTACCCACGATTGGTCTTGATTCTGACCAGCAACGTTGTTATCCGAATAGCAAGTTAAAATCCCGGTGTCAATTTTCCACACTTCCCGGAAACAATGTTCGTTACTTTTCACAAATTCATAGATAGCGTTCTCATCACCGGCAAGAAACCTCTCTTGATAATGCAACGATTGTTCTATAAATCGTGTTACCCTGTACGCCTCCAAGTCGGCTTCGCTGTATAATGCCCAGCCTTCGGGTAGTTCGGGATAATAGTTCTTGATGGTAAAACGAGGGTCTTTCTTCTTCTTTGCCATTTACGTTCTGCCCCTTTAGCAGTTCCTTTTTTATTCAAGGAAAAGGCGGGCAAGGTTCCCGTCCTTGTCACTTGGCCTGGCTATCTTTTGAAATTTCTATGCTTGCAATTTCAAAAACATCAATGAGTTCTTACCTCTCATCCATGCCCGCGATAGGTGCGTTCAGGATTGTACAAACAAGGTAATTTTCGCTTAACGGCAATCCCCCTTCCTTTTTGCCAATTCGTATAACTTGCAATCCCCCAAACTACACGCCTTTTGAGCGTCACTGCATCCACGGGTGGTATTGCCCATAAGCAAATATGCATACCCCCTGTTGTTATATGCCCCGGCATCATCTGGGTTGAGACGGATAGCCTCGTTGTAATCTTCTATTGCTCGCTGGGGTTGGCGGAGTTTCAAGTATGCATTCCCTCGATTATAGTATGCATTGGCATTGTCCGGTTTGAGACGGATGGACTCATTAAAATCCTCGATTGCTCTCTGGTGCTGACCAAGGCCATGGTATGCATTCCCTCGGTTTAAGTAGGCAGCGGCATAATCCGGTTTGAGACGGATAGCCTCGTTAAAGTCTTGAATTGCCCGCTGGTGCTGACCAAGCTTCCCGTATGCTGACCCCCGGTTGGAGTATGCAATCGCAACGTCAGGTTTGAGGCGAATGGACTCGTTGAAATCTGTAATTGACTGCTGGTACTGACCGAGACTCAAGTATGCCAACCCCCGGTTGTAGTATGCCTTGGCATCATCAGGTTCAAGCCGGACAGCCTCGTTACAATCTTCAATTGCATGCTGGTGCTGACCAAGGGCGCTGTATGCTACCCCCCGGTTGTTGTACGCCACGGCAAAGTCAGGTTTGAGGCGGATGGCATTATTCAGGTATTCAATAGCTTTTTTGGGGTTAGAGAATTTTTCGTCCTGCCAGAGTGCTGAGGCTTTATAAAACCAGTCCACCGCTGTGAGCCCCTGGGATGCCTCCTGAAATTGCCTCTTCAAATCGTCGCTGCTTTTGTTCTGTGCCATTAGGCGCAGGTTTTCCACTTCCAGTTTAGTTATCTTGTCCAGATATTCCTTCTCTTTTATCCTGGCCTGATTGAGGTCATTCAGGTGTTTTCTGTCTTCCAAAAGTTTCTTGACTCTCGCTTCCAGAAAGGACGTATCAACAACCACTTCGACCACGACTTCAATGCCTTTGACGTTCCCGCTGACATAGTTCTTTTCTGATACAACCTCAGTTTTCAAGACACCTGCCGACAAGGCGAGAATCTCATCTTTCTCTACACGAAAGTCTTTAACAACAGCGAGACTTTCCACGTAAACCCCTGCCTTTTCCAAGGCTTCACGTTTTGCTCTTGCTACTGCGGCAATACGTGCATCATCGGCTGACCTACTGCCTCCGAATTGTTCTTTGACGGTGCGGGTGATGGTTTGAATCTCTCCCCTGACAGGGAAAGGGATAAGGCTCAGCATAACCGCCATGATAACAGCAAAACAGAAGAAGGAACATACCTGAATAGTTGGAATATACTTTGAAACTGTACTTCTCATATCGCCCCCCGTGCATCCCTATTTATTTAAGGGTTCCGGCCTTGTCGCTCTACAGAAGCATCCCTTGAATATATTTTACACCTGTTTCGTCATTTTTCCGTTCACTTTTTAATTCAATGAAGAAATTAATTTTATTTTTTCTCAGCTTGTATTGGTCAAAAATGATTGCAGCGATAATACCAACAATGATTACGACCGCAATAATGTTAATAGTGTTTTCGTTAAAACTATATGGAGAAGCTGCAATTGTTGGAACCGAAGCAGTAACTGGCGCTGAAACATCTGCTGAGCGCTTTGAGGTTAACACCCATACTACAATCATAAAAATAACAAAAAGAATGGCGGCTGCAATTGCTAACATTACGGCCCCGATTAATAACAAACCCAGCAGTTTACGTGCAGTTTCATTGGCAAGAACAAGGATGAGAAGGAGTATGGCGATAATGTAAATCATGGCTCCCATCCAAATATTTTCAAATGGCACCTCTTTATTTCATCTTACAACACGAAACGATGTACTTCAATCTTTTCATTGTATTACACCCTATAATATCTATAAGAAAACCCCGCCTATTTCTAAGCGGGGCCTTGTGTGTTGCCGATATTTTTATGTGCCTAAAATGTGCCCAAGCCTACCAAAAACCACCTCATTTTGACTCACGGCAACCAAAAGAGAAAAATTCACATTCTCTTTTAATATTATCAAATTATCAATCATTTCAAAAAGGTTAACACCTTGAAAATATTGACTTTTCAGGACTGAAAATCCCCGTGTCGGCGGTTCAATTCCGTCCCTCGGCACTTTAATCTCTAAGGGTCAAATTCCCCGAAGCTGGCTTCGAATAACATGTCTGACTGCAACTCTTTTTTCAATAATATCTTTTATGCAGCATCACGTTACGGTTCTCTGCTCTTATAAACAACATGGACAATAAGGAGCAGTTTTTTCATTGCCGCAATAACTGCCCTCCCGGAAGAAGTTGTTAAAACTGTTTTAACGATTGGTGAAATTGTCGTAAAGTCAATAATGGCGGTATCACCCTGCAACAGCAGAATTTGCTTCAAGGTCTGCATAAATCCTGTCAAATTCGATCCCTGCAATTATCCTGTTTTTGTATTTCCCTCTTATCGATGCCTTTGCTTCGTTCAATTCCTTTGATTTTACACCGTTTTCCAGCGCCAGGTAAGCCTCTGTGAAGGCAGAGAGTTCGTCTACAGCCTTTATGAGTTCTCCATCACGGGGATTACAGGAATCTGAGTTATAACGGTCCGATATCTCATCGGAACTTGCACGGCTTGTTTCACCGTTTATTGTCACGATACTGCTGAATTCATCTTCGGTGAACATCTTCATTTCCTGATGCCACTTATCAGGAATAAGGCCGTATACCTCTTTTTCCATCTGCTCTTTTTCATATTCTTTAATGAGTTCATCCAAACCCTCAATAGAACGTTTCACCGGAGAGATGATGTCTCTTGTGAGGACCTCAGGGAGGTCATGGAATAATCCGGTGAAATAGTTGTTGACGCATCGACGGGTGCAGGAGCCGATCTCCTGCGTGAGGAGGTATGACAGGATTGCCACAATAAGCATATGCCCTAATACCGATATGCGGGGATTCATGTTCACATAGTTCCAGCGCAACTGGAATCTCAACTGACCGCAGAGGTCAATGAAGTTCCTGTATCGTGGATAGAGGGCAAGCTGCTGGATTCCCTTCAGGTCATAGTACTTTTCCTGCCTTTCCTGGAGGAGGTCCTTTATCTTCGGTATTTCATATCCTCCCGGGTTTGCCCTCTCGATAATGTCAAACTCCCAGCGGGTAGCATAAAAATGGGAGGCGCTCAGGATTTTCTTGTTGATTGTATCATCCGTTGTCGAGAAATACCCTTTGAACCTCTCCACAAAACCTTCCCCCAATGGAAATATGACAGTTTCAAGCTGATGAAAAACCCATGCATTCAGTTTATCATATCGGGTATGGTTCTCTTTTATCCTGTTGAATATCTGGGGCTTCAGATCTGTAATGACGATACGCTGAAGAAATTCGAAGAAGCCGCCTTCGATAACTTCCAGCCAGTTGAATCCTTTTTCCCCTTCCTCAAATTTTCCGAGAAAATATGCAATCATCATCTTATGCGCCTGTTTGTCGAGCTCCCTCAATTCAACAGGCCGTATTTTATCGTTCCACCGCTGCATGACGGCAGCGTTGTAAAGCTTAAGGATGAGATATCTGCTAATCACTGTTACCCCCTTTATTTTATCCCGGTCACTTTTATTTCTTTAATCTTCTAAAACATTACTCCATGATGCGGTGAGAGTAAACAATTTTACATTGTAACTTACCTGTACAATAATCAAAAATTATTGTTGACACGAATCGTGCCATTGTATAAACTGAACATGTATTCACATGAACGATTGTTCATATATATCGAGATGAAAAGGGCTGGTGTTATTTTGAAAATTTGCCGTAACTGTGGTATAAATGAACTGTTTCGATGTGAATCTGACATGAAAAGGGTCCCAGTCTAACATATTGATGAAAAAAAACCTCTTTATCTGTATTATCTTCTTTGCCCTTTCCCTTATATCTTCCCATTCTTATTCAATAACCCTCGATGAGGCAGTCAAGAGGGCAATCGATGTTTCTTATCCCATAAAAGAGCAGAAAGAGACCGTTAAAAGAACGGAATTTTCATATATTTCTTCCATTGACCCGTTTCTGCCAACCGTCACCATCCAGACAGGATATACGCGCTATTTGTACGGAGCACCGGTTACTTACACGTCAGGGTTCACGCCCCTTGTCAACAATGAATTTTACAATGCTACAGGTGCTATCTCCTACAGGTTATTTGATGGTGGACTGAGATATGCACAAAGGCAAGGCTCGTTTTCCCTTATGGGCAGGGAGAAGGAGAAACTGCAAGGTATCAGGAATGATGTCTTGTTTAATATCAGGGCAGCTTTTTTCACGGCATTGGGCAAAAGGGTTGTTGTTGAGAAAAGGAACGAGGCATATGAAACAACCAAAAAATTATATGATTTGACAAAGGCCCGATTTACAGAGGGAATAGTCAGAAAAAGCGATGTATTGCAGGCGGAGGTAAGGGTTACATCTTCAAAGATCGATGTGGTCGATGCAGTAACTGATTACGAGAAATCGATGGAGGACCTGAAATCCCTTCTTTTGATAGAGCCTGATGAAAAACATGATGTTGAAGGGTTACTCGAAGCGCCGCAATTCCAGGAAAGCTATCAGAGTCTGACAGAAAAGGCTATTAAAACGAGGCCCGATGTTACTTACCAGTTAAAGGAAATAGACCGTTTAACCAGCGTGTATAAGGAAAAGAAAAGCAACTGGTGGCCGAAGATTGATGTTGGCTTACAACAGGCGAGACAGGATACTTCATTTTTCCCCAATGGCAGAGAAGATACGGTTATGCTGAATTTTAGCTACCCTCTCTTTGATGGTGTTGGAAGATATTACAATATGGAAGGCGCCCAAAAGGATGTTAATGCTGCGAAATACAAGCTTGAAGAAATAAAGAGAAATGTGAAGCTTGATATCATAAAGGCGTACAAGGATTTTGATTTGAGTCTTGAGAACATCAGGATGTATACCGAACTGTTAAGAGAAGCGACAAGCAACTTTAACCAGGCTCTTGGTGAGTACAAGGCAGGGAAAGGCGATATTCTCACACTTATTCAGGCAGAAAAGGATTGGGCAAAGGCAAAAGAGAATCTTGTTGTGTCAATGTATAAATCAAATAATGCCCTTGCTTACCTTCAGAAAGTATCCTATTCAGACGGGAATTAACTATGAAATTGACAAAAAAACGTGTCGTAGGGATTGTTTTATTGGTAATCATAGCGGCCCTTGTTGTTTTTTATTTTACCGGCAAACGGGGCAAATCAGAGAAGATCAGCGGTGAGGTATTTACCGTTAAAAAAGGCAATGTGACAAATTTTGCCGAGCAGACAGGTATCGTAAAGGCACAGGTAGGCGCTATCGTAAAAGTAGGTACAAGGGCTACCGGTGAACTTATCCAGCTTAGATACCAGGTCGGTGATTATGTAAAGAAGGGCGAGCTCATTGCGAAAATTGATGACAGGGAGAAACTTGCAAACATAAGAAATCTCCAGGCTCAGATAGAAGAACAAAAAAAGGATTTGGCCGCTAAAGAGGCGCAGTATCAATACAGCAAGGTAAATTATGAGAGGGAGGAGCGGCTTTTAAAGCAGGAATTTACAACAAGGGACAGTGTTGACAAGGCGAAGAGGGAACTCGATGTATCGGTAGCCCAGGTAGAGCTTGGAAAGGCCAAAGTAGTTGAAGCCATAGAAGCCCTGAAGGCCCTTGAGGTTTCGTTAAGCTATAATAAGATTTATGCCCCCATTTCCGGATATGTTTCACAGGTGACAACCCAGGAAGGTGAGACGGTTGTGGCTGGTCTTGCTGCGGTAAATCTTATTACAGTCATCGATGCTTCAAAGCTGGAAATGTGGATATATGTCGATGAAACAGACATCGGCAGGGTAAAGCCAGCTATGAAGGCTGAATACTGGGTCGATGCATACAGAGACAAGCGGTTTTCAGGGAATATCAGCCTTATCTACCCGCAGCCTGAAATTAAGGAAAATATTGTCTATTACCTTGCCATAGTGAAGATAGACCCGAAAGATACAACTTTCCTGAAACCGGAAATGACCACCCACGTGAGGATTATTATAAGTGAAAAAACAGATGTATTAATTGTCCCGAATGGCGCTGTACGTTTTGAAGACGGGAAAAATGTTGTTTATATAAAGGCAAAAGACAAAACTGAGCGGAAAGAAGTAACGCCGGGCATCAGGGATGACAAGTCTACCGAAATCGTTGCAGGACTCAGCGAAGGAGAGCGTGTTGTGATCCCTGTAGTAAAAAGACTTGCCCCGGGCGCCAAAAAGTGATCACCCTTAAAAACATCAGAAAAAGCTATTTCGTCGGTGAGAGAGAACTTCCGATTCTCAAAGGAATAAACCTTGAGATAAAGCGGGGGGAGTTTGTAATCCTCATGGGTGTTTCCGGATCAGGCAAGACAACCCTCATGAATATTATCGGACTCCTCGATAAGCAGACTGAGGGTGAGTTTTATTTCATGGATACCAGCGTTGAAGGTCTTGATGATGAGGCGCTTGCGGGTTTCAGAAACAGGCATATCGGATTTGTATTTCAGCAGTTTTTTCTTCTCCCCTACTTAAGCGCCATCGAAAACGTTTTGATACCCATGGTGTATTCAACAAAGGAGATAAAACACCCGCGAGACAAGGCAAGGCATTTACTCCAGAGGTTCAATCTTGCCGAGAGGACCCATAACCGTCCCTCACAGCTTTCCGGGGGCGAGCAGCAGAGGGTTGCCATAGCAAGGGCACTCATAAATGATCCTGACCTCATTCTCGCAGACGAGCCTACCGGAGCTCTTGATTCAAAAACAGGGAATGAAATCATGGAGCTTTTTCGCATGCTCAATGAGGATGGCAAGACTGTTATGGTTGTTACCCATGACCCAAAACTCGCATCCTACGGGAGAAGACTGATAAGGATAGAGGATGGGACTATCTCAGAAGATATCACAACTTAGAGAATTTTTAGAAGAAACATTGAAGATCCTTTACTACTACAGGAGCAGGGTGGTATTTTCCTTCTCCGGTGTCGCCCTTGGGATCCTTTCCATCTGTGTCATTGTAACTACAATTGATGGTGCAAATAAGAAGGCCTATGAGATTTTCGAAGCCCTGGGGCCGGATTCTATCATGATCTTCAGCGGAAGCGAAAGACAGCGTACGGCAAGGGAAAGGGTCAATACATTGACGGTCAGCGACGCGGATTTGCTTCAGAGGATTGGAGGTATTTACGATGTTTTAAAGGTCTTTCAGGTGAGAGGCGTCAATATGAAATATCGGGACAGAAAATGGCAGACACAGGTTGTCGGGGGAACCGAAAATTACTTTACATCCTTTAAGTGGGAACTGCAAAGCGGCTCATACTTTTCCCGTGAAGCATATGACAATGCAGAGGCGGAATGTGTGATCGGCGCAAAGGTTTCCGAAGAGTTGTTTAAAGGTGAAAATGCCATCGGCAAGGTCATACAAATCGGTCAGTTGCCGACAAAGGTTGCAGGTGTCCTTGAGGAGAGGGGCGGCTCTGTCGGCGGCCCCAACATGGATGACAGGGTGATTATGCCGTTGACCACTGTTATGAGCAGACTTTCCAATGAAAAGCGGTTTCTCAGCATGATACGATTAAAGACAAACAGAGATGTGGATGCAACCATTGAAGATGTAAAAATGGTGCTTCGGAACAACCATGGTATACCGGATGAGGGCGAAGACAATTTCATGACGAGAAGCTCAAAGGATATACTCCAGTTTGTTTCTGTAATTTCCGGTTCGCTCTTTTTGTTCCTCGGAACTGCATCTATTGTTGCGCTTGTGGTAAGCGGATTTGTGCTTGCCAACCTTTTTTACCTTACAATCCAAGAGAGAAAAAAGGATATCGGTATCAGGAGGGCATATGGGGCAACGAGGAAAGGCATCCTGCTCTCTTTTCTCTTTGAATCAGTCTTTATTACCATCCTTGGGGGTATTGCCGGTGTGTTGCTGAGTATCACCCTTGAAGGCACCTTTGAGAAACTTTTTAATATCCCGATGGAATTTTCATTTAAGGTCGTTATTTTTGCACTGGTTTTCAGCTTCCTTACAGGAGTTTTGTCTGGTCTGAAGCCGGCATTGAAGGCGAGCAGAATCGAACCCATTGAGGCCATTCGCGGATGATATATTCGCTCAAATTCTATCTGAAAATAGCCCTGCAAAACCTCGTTGTCCACAAGGCAAGGATGATGCTTGCCCTCCTTGGTATACTCTTTGCTGTCATGAGTCTCGTTGCTTTCGGGAATATCAGCAGCGGTATGAAACGGAAAATCGATGATGAGATTGGCAGGTTCGGGAAAAATCTTGTTATCCTCAGGGCTGGTCTTGTCTTTCAGGCTGGAAGGGCAACGAAACAGTTTTCAGAGGCCAGGACCCTGAAGCTTTCAGATATAAAACGGATCAAGGAGTCCTTGCAAGGCATAGATGAGATTGCCCCGTATTATGATACGACATATCCTGCACGCTATGAGGATAAGACGCTCAGGGTGAGCGTGATAGGCGTGACGGATAACATTTTTTCCATAAAAAATACAAGCCTTCTCATGGGAAGGTACTTCACAAAAGATGATGATCGTACTACAGAAAAAAAGGTTGTTGTGGGATACAAGGTGTACGACAACCTTTTTGATTTGAAGGACCCCATCGGCAAATACATTCTTCTCTTCAGGGTGCCAACCGAAATTATCGGTGTCATGGAAGAAAAGGGTACAGATTTAACGGGTCAGGATCAGGATATTATTGTGTATATCCCGCTGAATACTTTCATGAGGCGGTACAGCAACATTGATTATATTAAGGGCGCCTACATACAGGCACAGGATGGTATACCGCTCAACGAGATGAAGGCGAGGCTCAGGGCCTTTGTAAGGAAGATCCATAACATGAAAGCCAGCGAGAAAGACGATTTTTCAGTTTTTACCATGGAAGACATACTAAAGACGAGGGAAGAGGGGATACGTCTTGTAACTGTTCTAACCATTATTGCCTCGACGGTATCATTTCTCATAGGGGGGCTGGGCATTTTTGCCATTATGCTCCTTTCTGTTTCTGAACGGAAGATGGAGATCGGCATCAGGAGGGTCGTTGGCTCAAAGAAAAGGGATATTGTCCTCCAGTTTCTCACCGAATCGGTTATTGTGGCCCTTATTGGAGGCGCCTTTGGCGTTGCCGTTGGTTTTGCGATTACCATCATAGTAGACTATTTCGGGGGATTTCCCATTGTGTTCGGATTGCAGAATATTTTCATTTCCCTTTTCATAAGTATGATCGTAGGTGTCCTCGCAGGTATCTATCCTGCCATCCAGGGTACCAAGTACGAGCCTGTGAAGGCATTGTATTCATGATAATGGCAGAGGGCAGAAATATCTCTTCAATAATCTATCCTGTCAGATTCAAATTATCAGGTGGTTTATTTCGGAGTTTTCGATTTGAGTATCGCAAGTATTTCACTGCAGTGATCGGCAACGTCAGCAACAGCACGCGTCAACTGACCTGAAACAATAATAATAATGCCACCAACAACCCCCAGTAACGGGCCAAATATTATTAGTGATGAAGGCATTCCCTTTTCAGCAAAGGCCATAATTAACCCTGTTATACTGAAGGCAAATATCAGCCATCCGGCCAATGAAGAAACTTGTGCCATCATTCTCGAAGATTTATATGTAGATGAGAAGCGAGAAAGAGCATCATCTTTTGCAATTTCTTCCTTAACAACCTTTGCAACATCAGGATTAGCGCCACAGTGTTTGCATGTTTTGGTATTCGGATGAACCTTTTTCCCACACGATAGACATTCTTTATACGCCATCATCCCCTCCTTTTTTTGTTTAATATTCAGGGCATCTTTTCTTTCTTAAAGAGTAGTATACATTTCTGCGTAGAAATGGACAAGACC includes:
- a CDS encoding efflux RND transporter periplasmic adaptor subunit — protein: MKLTKKRVVGIVLLVIIAALVVFYFTGKRGKSEKISGEVFTVKKGNVTNFAEQTGIVKAQVGAIVKVGTRATGELIQLRYQVGDYVKKGELIAKIDDREKLANIRNLQAQIEEQKKDLAAKEAQYQYSKVNYEREERLLKQEFTTRDSVDKAKRELDVSVAQVELGKAKVVEAIEALKALEVSLSYNKIYAPISGYVSQVTTQEGETVVAGLAAVNLITVIDASKLEMWIYVDETDIGRVKPAMKAEYWVDAYRDKRFSGNISLIYPQPEIKENIVYYLAIVKIDPKDTTFLKPEMTTHVRIIISEKTDVLIVPNGAVRFEDGKNVVYIKAKDKTERKEVTPGIRDDKSTEIVAGLSEGERVVIPVVKRLAPGAKK
- a CDS encoding zinc ribbon domain-containing protein — protein: MAYKECLSCGKKVHPNTKTCKHCGANPDVAKVVKEEIAKDDALSRFSSTYKSSRMMAQVSSLAGWLIFAFSITGLIMAFAEKGMPSSLIIFGPLLGVVGGIIIIVSGQLTRAVADVADHCSEILAILKSKTPK
- a CDS encoding tetratricopeptide repeat protein, with the protein product MRSTVSKYIPTIQVCSFFCFAVIMAVMLSLIPFPVRGEIQTITRTVKEQFGGSRSADDARIAAVARAKREALEKAGVYVESLAVVKDFRVEKDEILALSAGVLKTEVVSEKNYVSGNVKGIEVVVEVVVDTSFLEARVKKLLEDRKHLNDLNQARIKEKEYLDKITKLEVENLRLMAQNKSSDDLKRQFQEASQGLTAVDWFYKASALWQDEKFSNPKKAIEYLNNAIRLKPDFAVAYNNRGVAYSALGQHQHAIEDCNEAVRLEPDDAKAYYNRGLAYLSLGQYQQSITDFNESIRLKPDVAIAYSNRGSAYGKLGQHQRAIQDFNEAIRLKPDYAAAYLNRGNAYHGLGQHQRAIEDFNESIRLKPDNANAYYNRGNAYLKLRQPQRAIEDYNEAIRLNPDDAGAYNNRGYAYLLMGNTTRGCSDAQKACSLGDCKLYELAKRKGDCR
- a CDS encoding type II toxin-antitoxin system Phd/YefM family antitoxin, which translates into the protein MMLVNTNKMISVTRLQRELTQKLRDVSDTKEPLFVLRNNEVAAVMVSPDEYSTLKELEEVLEHFEIYEMVQQRMKHHDSSQSVTLEEIRERYGL
- a CDS encoding ABC transporter permease, with the translated sequence MGLSQKISQLREFLEETLKILYYYRSRVVFSFSGVALGILSICVIVTTIDGANKKAYEIFEALGPDSIMIFSGSERQRTARERVNTLTVSDADLLQRIGGIYDVLKVFQVRGVNMKYRDRKWQTQVVGGTENYFTSFKWELQSGSYFSREAYDNAEAECVIGAKVSEELFKGENAIGKVIQIGQLPTKVAGVLEERGGSVGGPNMDDRVIMPLTTVMSRLSNEKRFLSMIRLKTNRDVDATIEDVKMVLRNNHGIPDEGEDNFMTRSSKDILQFVSVISGSLFLFLGTASIVALVVSGFVLANLFYLTIQERKKDIGIRRAYGATRKGILLSFLFESVFITILGGIAGVLLSITLEGTFEKLFNIPMEFSFKVVIFALVFSFLTGVLSGLKPALKASRIEPIEAIRG
- a CDS encoding ABC transporter permease, giving the protein MIYSLKFYLKIALQNLVVHKARMMLALLGILFAVMSLVAFGNISSGMKRKIDDEIGRFGKNLVILRAGLVFQAGRATKQFSEARTLKLSDIKRIKESLQGIDEIAPYYDTTYPARYEDKTLRVSVIGVTDNIFSIKNTSLLMGRYFTKDDDRTTEKKVVVGYKVYDNLFDLKDPIGKYILLFRVPTEIIGVMEEKGTDLTGQDQDIIVYIPLNTFMRRYSNIDYIKGAYIQAQDGIPLNEMKARLRAFVRKIHNMKASEKDDFSVFTMEDILKTREEGIRLVTVLTIIASTVSFLIGGLGIFAIMLLSVSERKMEIGIRRVVGSKKRDIVLQFLTESVIVALIGGAFGVAVGFAITIIVDYFGGFPIVFGLQNIFISLFISMIVGVLAGIYPAIQGTKYEPVKALYS
- a CDS encoding type II toxin-antitoxin system RelE/ParE family toxin, which gives rise to MAYKVIFTKDAHNDLKGLDKSIRTQVIKKAIALQENPFLGNPLGNKFGLDLTGYYKIYVAKKAYRIVYHLIGEQIEVVEIVGIGRRDKEEVYRLAVKRLKGIVQKEEDKRGT
- a CDS encoding ABC transporter ATP-binding protein codes for the protein MITLKNIRKSYFVGERELPILKGINLEIKRGEFVILMGVSGSGKTTLMNIIGLLDKQTEGEFYFMDTSVEGLDDEALAGFRNRHIGFVFQQFFLLPYLSAIENVLIPMVYSTKEIKHPRDKARHLLQRFNLAERTHNRPSQLSGGEQQRVAIARALINDPDLILADEPTGALDSKTGNEIMELFRMLNEDGKTVMVVTHDPKLASYGRRLIRIEDGTISEDITT
- a CDS encoding HD domain-containing protein codes for the protein MISRYLILKLYNAAVMQRWNDKIRPVELRELDKQAHKMMIAYFLGKFEEGEKGFNWLEVIEGGFFEFLQRIVITDLKPQIFNRIKENHTRYDKLNAWVFHQLETVIFPLGEGFVERFKGYFSTTDDTINKKILSASHFYATRWEFDIIERANPGGYEIPKIKDLLQERQEKYYDLKGIQQLALYPRYRNFIDLCGQLRFQLRWNYVNMNPRISVLGHMLIVAILSYLLTQEIGSCTRRCVNNYFTGLFHDLPEVLTRDIISPVKRSIEGLDELIKEYEKEQMEKEVYGLIPDKWHQEMKMFTEDEFSSIVTINGETSRASSDEISDRYNSDSCNPRDGELIKAVDELSAFTEAYLALENGVKSKELNEAKASIRGKYKNRIIAGIEFDRIYADLEANSAVAG
- a CDS encoding TolC family protein, translating into MKKNLFICIIFFALSLISSHSYSITLDEAVKRAIDVSYPIKEQKETVKRTEFSYISSIDPFLPTVTIQTGYTRYLYGAPVTYTSGFTPLVNNEFYNATGAISYRLFDGGLRYAQRQGSFSLMGREKEKLQGIRNDVLFNIRAAFFTALGKRVVVEKRNEAYETTKKLYDLTKARFTEGIVRKSDVLQAEVRVTSSKIDVVDAVTDYEKSMEDLKSLLLIEPDEKHDVEGLLEAPQFQESYQSLTEKAIKTRPDVTYQLKEIDRLTSVYKEKKSNWWPKIDVGLQQARQDTSFFPNGREDTVMLNFSYPLFDGVGRYYNMEGAQKDVNAAKYKLEEIKRNVKLDIIKAYKDFDLSLENIRMYTELLREATSNFNQALGEYKAGKGDILTLIQAEKDWAKAKENLVVSMYKSNNALAYLQKVSYSDGN